From Companilactobacillus heilongjiangensis, one genomic window encodes:
- a CDS encoding Fic family protein produces the protein MDNTKLARFITSLGSLNDYGSTVAQTKKALDAKSSAPLEQNNHDVAIFEDAISGIEAIKKIGFSVDGIIAVNKNFDSPDDEEPNIPGHLRNAMWNEAARIVVTTDSRARQSDNYFPPEIVTQSDLSKIVEEYKNSLKAEKDAWRVFASISKLQPFQDGNKRTALISANAAYEAWENENYLVLPFSDLDRADFTIQLMRYYKADSKSEENKYLDRMIDILPSAKERETKLRAPLSPEEINKEKLATTYKVKPQFRNENNKNF, from the coding sequence ATGGACAATACAAAATTAGCACGATTTATAACCTCACTGGGAAGTTTAAATGATTATGGCAGTACTGTCGCTCAGACTAAAAAAGCGTTGGATGCAAAATCTAGTGCGCCACTCGAACAGAATAATCATGATGTCGCAATATTTGAGGATGCAATAAGTGGTATTGAAGCCATTAAAAAGATTGGCTTTAGCGTTGATGGTATTATCGCAGTAAATAAGAATTTTGATTCACCTGATGACGAAGAGCCCAACATTCCAGGACATTTAAGAAATGCTATGTGGAATGAAGCTGCTCGTATTGTCGTCACGACTGATTCTAGAGCTCGTCAATCCGATAATTATTTTCCACCTGAAATAGTCACTCAATCTGATTTGAGTAAAATAGTGGAAGAATACAAAAACTCATTGAAGGCCGAAAAAGATGCTTGGCGGGTATTTGCAAGTATATCTAAGCTACAGCCGTTTCAAGATGGCAACAAAAGAACAGCCTTAATCTCAGCCAATGCTGCTTATGAAGCATGGGAAAATGAAAATTATTTAGTACTGCCTTTCAGTGATTTAGATCGAGCAGACTTTACAATCCAATTAATGCGTTATTACAAGGCTGACAGTAAATCAGAAGAAAACAAATATCTTGACCGTATGATAGACATTCTACCTTCTGCTAAAGAACGTGAAACTAAACTGAGAGCCCCATTATCCCCAGAAGAGATAAACAAAGAAAAGTTGGCAACAACTTATAAAGTTAAACCACAATTTCGAAACGAAAATAACAAAAATTTCTAA
- the nrdF gene encoding class 1b ribonucleoside-diphosphate reductase subunit beta, giving the protein MVDTYYKSMNWNKLEDQIDKETWEKLTSQFWLDTRIPLSNDLDDWRTLNSAEHTVVGHVFGGLTLLDTLQSQDGIQAMLKDTRTQAETAVFNNIEFMESVHAKSYSSIFSTLNSAEEIEEIFDWTDHNEYLQKKAKFINDIYQNGEPLQKKVASVFLESFLFYSGFYTPLYYLGNNKLANVAEIIKLIIRDESVHGTYIGYKFQLGFNELSDDKKAELKDWMYDLLYTLYDNEEKYTRELYKEVGWVDEVLVFLRYNANKALMNLGQEPLFPDGNAEDVNPIVMNGISTGTSNHDFFSQVGNGYLMGKVEAMRDSDYDIGRTGDNKTPDGNSLFDKVKKLK; this is encoded by the coding sequence ATGGTTGATACATATTACAAATCAATGAACTGGAATAAACTTGAAGACCAAATCGACAAGGAAACTTGGGAAAAGTTAACTTCTCAATTTTGGTTGGATACTAGAATCCCTCTTTCAAACGATTTAGACGATTGGCGCACCTTGAATTCCGCTGAACATACCGTTGTCGGACACGTCTTTGGTGGTTTAACACTCTTAGATACATTACAGTCACAAGATGGTATCCAAGCAATGTTAAAGGACACTCGTACTCAAGCCGAAACTGCCGTTTTCAATAACATTGAATTTATGGAATCAGTTCATGCCAAGAGTTACTCATCAATCTTCAGTACTTTAAACAGTGCCGAAGAAATTGAGGAAATTTTCGACTGGACTGATCACAACGAATATCTTCAAAAGAAAGCTAAGTTTATCAACGATATTTATCAAAATGGTGAACCATTGCAGAAAAAAGTTGCCAGTGTCTTTCTAGAAAGCTTCTTATTCTATTCTGGTTTCTACACACCACTTTACTATCTTGGTAACAACAAATTAGCTAACGTTGCAGAAATCATCAAGTTGATCATTCGTGACGAATCGGTCCACGGAACTTATATCGGTTATAAATTCCAACTCGGTTTTAACGAATTGAGCGATGATAAAAAGGCTGAATTGAAAGACTGGATGTACGATTTGCTCTATACTCTCTATGATAATGAAGAGAAATATACTCGTGAATTGTACAAAGAGGTTGGTTGGGTCGATGAAGTTCTAGTATTCCTTCGTTATAACGCTAACAAAGCATTGATGAACCTCGGTCAAGAGCCACTATTTCCAGATGGCAATGCCGAAGATGTCAATCCTATCGTTATGAACGGTATCTCGACTGGTACAAGTAATCATGATTTCTTCTCACAAGTTGGTAATGGTTATTTGATGGGTAAAGTTGAAGCCATGCGAGATTCTGATTACGATATTGGGCGTACTGGCGACAATAAGACACCTGATGGTAATTCATTGTTTGATAAGGTTAAAAAATTAAAATAA
- a CDS encoding lectin-like domain-containing protein, translating into MSKLNVFKRIVFIVFGIFSLILNYPVTLVHAADANADFQNALATTPKGLKWKDDDFTVADFAKAYANRIANGTNQGNNSNNLVDQNASRVNNAKITQSTNPNTPNTSVIQMTNAKWQTGAVWSNLANDNYFDTTHEQTASMWLYLGKITGVQPADGMAFVLHNDPNGGDAIALSANGTPVNGQSLGVWGADWNTANPYSENLSRTAIQNSWALEFDTFTNFENSNITGEGNTFDYDIPNLQRQDQHISAGYPALSSTYTNGKSNRGKNYFIMNHNSQTNVFSSYNIPPTNLVDSKWHHVTIKWTPSTEYTGTLSYAYNDKDPNTGAPLTNSVTSKYPIDLTKLGITKDNKKLYWGFTGSTGNNYENNLIVFESIPSFVDAEAKSAVYDDSQGGTQVTSSSTLVDPNSDIRYTYSLNYKGWTKTWNDINALMKVPDNITFTSGTVTYPNSPTNKNPRPIPAEVFQNVTNNQLQYLLPEGLDSNSRNAQIELKGHTIARAPTQLTVPSVHTSFEGDNLITGTDTQAFKIRSRLLSLESSSPNPITLKPNEGTTVPGKVSYIGSGTTPSFSTMNVYQTLNGTKTNLGRIVDPSGNFTMPISANQLNKISTLSFYVTDTLGNTSNTVSRQINVGGLLTFGTVQDTVHFKPTNGSFENKIIPRLDNWQIDVIDSREKGSNWTVQANASNMFLNNDPKYPLKGNLIYRDNSGIDHNLFNNTISVASHTKDIDDTQTKNITDTWTTDSGVLLSMEKGNQDGNYQGELQWILLDALPNI; encoded by the coding sequence ATGAGCAAGTTAAACGTTTTCAAAAGGATAGTATTTATTGTATTCGGGATATTTTCATTAATCCTTAATTATCCCGTTACTTTGGTTCACGCTGCCGATGCTAATGCGGACTTTCAAAATGCCTTGGCAACGACACCTAAAGGTTTAAAGTGGAAAGATGATGACTTTACCGTAGCTGATTTTGCCAAAGCCTATGCAAATAGAATAGCAAACGGTACAAACCAAGGAAATAACAGTAATAATTTGGTTGACCAAAACGCCAGCCGCGTCAATAATGCCAAGATTACTCAATCGACCAATCCCAATACTCCTAATACAAGTGTCATTCAAATGACCAATGCAAAATGGCAGACTGGGGCTGTTTGGAGCAACTTAGCCAATGATAATTACTTCGATACCACACATGAACAAACCGCTTCAATGTGGCTTTATTTGGGAAAAATTACTGGAGTTCAGCCCGCTGATGGTATGGCTTTTGTCCTTCATAACGATCCCAACGGTGGCGATGCCATTGCACTTTCAGCCAACGGAACCCCAGTTAACGGACAATCATTAGGTGTCTGGGGAGCTGATTGGAATACTGCAAATCCATATTCTGAAAATTTATCGAGAACAGCCATTCAAAATAGTTGGGCGTTGGAATTTGACACTTTTACCAATTTTGAAAATAGTAATATCACTGGTGAAGGTAATACTTTCGATTATGATATACCCAATCTTCAACGTCAGGATCAACACATCTCTGCCGGCTATCCCGCTTTATCATCCACATATACAAATGGTAAAAGTAATCGTGGTAAAAATTACTTCATAATGAACCATAATTCTCAGACCAACGTTTTTTCTTCTTACAATATTCCACCAACTAATCTGGTAGATAGCAAGTGGCACCACGTCACCATTAAGTGGACTCCCAGTACCGAATATACCGGCACACTATCATATGCGTATAACGATAAAGATCCCAATACAGGGGCACCTTTGACCAATAGCGTTACGAGTAAATATCCGATTGACTTGACTAAACTAGGCATCACTAAAGATAATAAAAAACTATATTGGGGCTTCACCGGTTCGACTGGTAATAACTATGAAAATAATTTGATAGTCTTTGAATCGATTCCGTCATTCGTTGATGCTGAAGCAAAATCAGCCGTATACGACGATTCCCAAGGTGGAACTCAAGTTACCAGCAGCAGTACCCTAGTTGATCCAAATTCGGACATCCGTTATACCTATTCTCTAAATTACAAAGGTTGGACTAAAACTTGGAATGACATCAATGCTTTAATGAAAGTGCCTGACAATATTACTTTCACAAGTGGAACTGTAACCTATCCAAATTCACCAACTAATAAAAATCCTCGTCCAATTCCAGCAGAAGTTTTTCAAAATGTAACAAATAATCAATTACAATACTTACTTCCCGAAGGTTTAGATTCCAACAGTCGTAATGCTCAAATTGAATTAAAGGGTCATACTATTGCCAGAGCGCCAACGCAACTGACGGTTCCTTCGGTTCATACATCATTTGAAGGTGACAATTTAATTACCGGAACCGATACTCAGGCTTTCAAAATTAGGTCGCGACTGTTGAGTTTGGAAAGTTCATCCCCTAACCCAATCACTTTAAAACCAAATGAAGGCACGACTGTCCCCGGTAAAGTTTCCTATATCGGTAGTGGAACAACGCCAAGTTTCAGTACGATGAACGTTTATCAAACTTTGAATGGAACCAAGACCAATCTTGGTAGAATCGTAGACCCAAGCGGCAATTTTACTATGCCAATCAGTGCTAATCAACTGAATAAAATCAGCACTCTATCTTTCTATGTAACGGACACATTGGGCAACACAAGTAACACTGTCTCCCGACAAATCAACGTTGGTGGGCTGCTAACTTTTGGTACCGTGCAAGATACGGTTCATTTCAAACCAACAAACGGCTCATTTGAAAATAAAATCATCCCTCGTTTAGATAATTGGCAAATCGATGTCATCGATAGTCGTGAAAAAGGCAGCAACTGGACCGTTCAGGCGAATGCTTCAAATATGTTTTTGAATAATGATCCAAAATATCCATTAAAGGGTAATCTGATTTATCGTGACAATTCTGGTATTGACCACAATCTATTCAACAATACCATCAGTGTAGCCAGTCATACCAAGGATATTGACGATACACAAACTAAGAACATCACCGATACTTGGACAACTGACAGCGGCGTTTTACTATCAATGGAAAAGGGAAATCAGGATGGTAACTATCAGGGTGAACTCCAATGGATTCTGTTAGATGCCCTTCCTAATATATAA
- the nrdH gene encoding glutaredoxin-like protein NrdH, with protein sequence MNNTIVYSKNNCMQCKMTKRYLKEHNVPFEERNINQDPEFLATLKQQGFQSVPVVMNSAMDPIVGFRPDSLKELVD encoded by the coding sequence ATGAACAACACAATCGTATATAGTAAAAATAACTGCATGCAATGCAAAATGACTAAGAGATATCTTAAAGAACACAACGTTCCTTTTGAAGAAAGAAACATCAATCAAGACCCTGAATTTTTAGCCACTCTTAAACAACAGGGATTCCAAAGTGTTCCTGTCGTAATGAACTCAGCTATGGACCCAATCGTCGGTTTCCGTCCAGATAGCCTAAAGGAGCTCGTGGACTAA
- the nrdE gene encoding class 1b ribonucleoside-diphosphate reductase subunit alpha, with translation MGLNNLDATKLSYFKLNNEINIPVDGKIPLNKDKEAVAAFFAENVKPNTMKFDTFQDHLDYLIKGDFIEKSVIDKYSVEFIENLYQYLLDQHFEFQSFMAAYKFYNQYALKTNDGNYYLENYEMRILFNALLYANGDQDLAKSLATEMIAQRYQPATPSFLNAGRKRRGEYVSCFLLQVTDDMNSIGRTINSALQLSRIGGGVGITLSNLRESGSPIKGVDNSSSGVLPVMKLLEDSFSYSNQLGQRQGAGAVYLNVFHPDIIEFLSAKKENADEKVRVKTLSLGVIVPDKYYELVRNNEPMYLFSPYSVERVYGKPFSYIDITKEYDNLVKDDRIKKYKIDARELEDEISKLQQESGYPYVLNIDTVNRTNPIDGKIIMSNLCTEIQQVQIPSELNDAQEYTKLGTDVSCNLGSTNILNMMQSPDFGQSIRSMTRALTFVSDASNITSVPPVANGNKMSHAIGLGAMGLHTFLACHHLEYGSPEAIEFINVYFMLLNYWTLVESNNIAKERHETFANFDKSKYADGTYFDKYVENNYAPKLDNVKELFAGIFIPEEKDWAALKDSVMTDGIYNAYRMAVAPTGSISYINNTSASLQPVTRLVEERQEKKNGKLYFPAPFLSNDTIKYYKSAYDTDMRKVIDTYASAQEHIDQGMSLTLFMRSEIPAGLYEWKAADDTKQTTRDLSILRNYAYYKGIKSLYYVRTFTENNDEIGSNECESCSI, from the coding sequence TTGGGATTAAATAACCTCGATGCAACTAAGCTTAGTTATTTCAAATTAAATAACGAAATCAACATCCCCGTAGATGGCAAAATTCCACTAAACAAGGATAAAGAAGCTGTTGCAGCCTTCTTTGCCGAAAATGTGAAACCTAATACGATGAAGTTTGATACTTTCCAAGACCACCTAGATTACCTAATCAAAGGTGACTTCATCGAAAAATCAGTTATCGATAAGTACTCAGTTGAATTTATCGAAAATCTTTACCAATACTTGTTGGATCAACATTTTGAGTTCCAATCATTTATGGCAGCCTATAAGTTTTACAATCAATATGCCCTAAAGACTAACGATGGTAACTATTATCTTGAAAATTATGAGATGAGAATTCTTTTTAATGCCCTTTTATATGCCAATGGCGACCAAGATCTCGCAAAGAGTTTGGCAACTGAGATGATTGCTCAGCGTTATCAACCCGCTACACCGTCATTTTTAAATGCTGGTCGTAAGCGCCGTGGTGAATACGTTTCTTGTTTCTTACTACAAGTTACTGACGATATGAACAGTATCGGTCGAACAATCAACAGTGCCTTACAACTATCACGTATCGGTGGTGGTGTTGGTATTACCCTATCGAACTTGCGTGAGTCAGGTTCTCCTATTAAAGGTGTCGACAATTCATCATCCGGTGTTTTGCCCGTTATGAAGTTATTGGAAGACAGTTTCAGTTACAGTAACCAACTCGGTCAAAGACAAGGTGCTGGTGCCGTTTATTTGAACGTTTTCCATCCTGATATTATTGAGTTTCTATCTGCTAAAAAAGAAAACGCTGACGAAAAGGTTCGTGTTAAGACTCTTTCACTCGGCGTTATCGTACCTGATAAATATTATGAATTAGTTCGCAACAACGAACCGATGTATCTCTTCAGCCCTTATTCAGTTGAGCGCGTCTATGGCAAACCATTCTCATATATCGACATCACTAAAGAATATGACAACCTGGTTAAAGACGACCGCATTAAGAAATATAAAATTGATGCGCGTGAGCTTGAAGATGAAATTAGTAAACTTCAACAAGAATCTGGTTACCCATACGTCCTAAATATCGACACCGTTAACCGTACAAATCCTATCGACGGTAAGATTATCATGAGTAATCTTTGTACTGAAATTCAACAAGTCCAAATCCCTTCTGAATTAAATGATGCTCAAGAATATACTAAATTGGGAACAGATGTCAGCTGTAACCTTGGTTCAACTAACATCTTGAATATGATGCAAAGTCCTGACTTCGGTCAATCGATTCGTTCAATGACTAGAGCTTTGACATTTGTCAGTGATGCTTCAAATATCACATCTGTTCCACCAGTTGCTAATGGTAACAAGATGAGCCATGCCATCGGATTGGGCGCTATGGGATTACATACCTTTTTAGCTTGCCATCATCTCGAATATGGCTCACCAGAAGCAATTGAGTTCATCAACGTTTACTTCATGTTGCTAAATTACTGGACTTTAGTTGAAAGTAACAACATTGCTAAAGAACGTCATGAAACTTTCGCTAACTTTGACAAATCTAAATACGCTGACGGAACTTACTTCGATAAATATGTCGAAAATAACTACGCTCCAAAATTAGATAACGTTAAAGAACTCTTCGCCGGTATCTTTATTCCTGAAGAAAAAGACTGGGCTGCATTAAAAGACAGCGTTATGACGGATGGTATCTATAACGCCTACCGTATGGCAGTTGCCCCTACTGGCTCAATTTCTTACATCAATAACACTAGTGCCAGTTTGCAACCCGTTACACGTCTAGTTGAAGAGAGACAAGAAAAGAAGAACGGTAAGTTATACTTCCCAGCTCCTTTCTTGAGTAACGATACAATCAAATATTACAAGTCAGCCTATGACACCGATATGCGTAAAGTTATCGATACATACGCTTCAGCCCAAGAACACATCGATCAAGGTATGAGTTTGACCCTATTCATGCGTTCCGAAATCCCAGCAGGACTATATGAATGGAAAGCTGCTGACGATACTAAACAGACAACACGTGACCTAAGTATTTTGCGTAACTACGCTTACTACAAGGGTATCAAGTCACTTTATTATGTGAGAACATTTACCGAGAACAATGATGAAATCGGCAGTAACGAGTGTGAAAGCTGCTCAATCTAG
- a CDS encoding MarR family winged helix-turn-helix transcriptional regulator gives MFVDTSQPLPLDDHLCFSLYATSRAIQKLYHDGLSANGITYPQYLVLVALYQYKELSVKQMGELLSLDSGTLTPLLKRLEHENLVVRQRSKEDERVVNVYLTEDGLKKREALKDLPQSLVSKSGFTKEEWDSLEDLTKKLYGNITK, from the coding sequence ATGTTTGTAGATACGAGTCAGCCCCTGCCTTTGGACGATCATTTGTGTTTCTCGCTTTACGCAACATCGCGTGCCATTCAAAAGTTGTATCACGACGGATTGAGCGCTAATGGCATAACATATCCACAATACCTAGTACTTGTAGCGCTGTATCAGTATAAAGAATTATCGGTCAAACAGATGGGTGAATTATTGTCACTTGATTCTGGTACCTTAACACCATTATTGAAACGCCTTGAACATGAAAATTTAGTAGTTCGTCAGCGAAGTAAAGAAGATGAGCGAGTTGTTAACGTTTATTTGACTGAAGATGGTCTCAAGAAACGTGAAGCATTGAAAGACTTGCCACAATCATTAGTTAGTAAAAGTGGTTTCACCAAAGAAGAATGGGACAGTTTAGAAGATCTCACTAAAAAGTTGTACGGTAATATTACTAAGTAA
- the nrdI gene encoding class Ib ribonucleoside-diphosphate reductase assembly flavoprotein NrdI, with translation MKELAYYSITGQTKRFVNKLGIDGYEITDADPFYQMGRPFILIVPAYDDDMMDPVIDFLQYEDNAKNCVGVAGGGNRNFNTLYNHTAKDIAAGLNVPVVFQFEFNGTQKDVENFQKVVNEIGIK, from the coding sequence ATGAAAGAGCTAGCTTATTATTCAATTACAGGTCAAACAAAGCGTTTTGTTAATAAGCTGGGAATAGATGGATATGAAATTACCGATGCCGATCCGTTTTATCAAATGGGTCGGCCATTTATTCTTATTGTGCCTGCTTATGACGACGATATGATGGACCCTGTAATCGATTTTCTCCAATATGAAGACAATGCCAAGAACTGTGTCGGTGTCGCCGGTGGTGGCAATCGTAACTTCAATACGCTCTACAATCATACGGCTAAGGATATCGCCGCTGGTTTAAATGTGCCCGTTGTCTTCCAATTTGAATTCAATGGTACCCAAAAAGATGTCGAAAACTTTCAGAAAGTAGTGAATGAAATTGGGATTAAATAA
- a CDS encoding lectin-like domain-containing protein, whose product MKWLRLLKVLLLLCFGFLISLNSYQLVKADEANTTNSDFEYALSSAPKGLHWNDDDFIIANFSTAYNNRVLNGTNIGNHSNKTVLSKNPSRRNNAKIIPSTNPKHPDTSIIQMTNAEHQTGAVWSNMSKDNYFDLDHEQTASMWIYFGRTTNIPADGMAFVLQNDPNRENSIALSADGVPVNGQSMGVWGADWDINNECPNKLSQTAIQNSWALEFDTFANISIGDDDDHKLTGEGTAFDYYITHNHIMGNYPADSSTYKHYTNRSNKNYFRLSHNQTNTRFPPNNTSFVDSKWHHITIKWKPNSNDNTKGELTYIYNDKNPTTGKPSKGYTISNSQEIDTTKFGLTNGNKKLYWGFTGSTGDYSENNLIVFESLPSFVDAKVDSTIYDNSKGIQIDDTHNIVDSNSDITYSFSLNYKGWEKDWNKINASLKIPEHVTFTSGTVTYPNSPINTSTRQIPADYFKDNTNRTFQYHLPEKLDSNSRDAKIELHGKVDRINSGETNVPVPSVHASFEGDNLITGTETPSFSIEPLQLTLDSFSPNPIILKYNQDTTIDGQITCRGLDADYNQMKVHLVLIDSADLTNPKRIIIDKPIRIDPSGKFTFGIDASILKQINNSNFGNLEFYVTYGDLTSNHINRQLSIGGLLAFGKVQTEVNFQTTIGFLGEQIVPRSGNWQVEVNDSRKKGSPWKVTAESESLTHNNQKTILKGNMFYRDPKKKNSDKNIQGNPTIVASHIKDVDTPEKTNITNTWDSNSGILLAMQSDNLIGTYNGKIYWALSDSI is encoded by the coding sequence ATGAAATGGCTTAGGCTTTTAAAAGTATTATTATTACTTTGTTTCGGATTTTTGATATCACTTAATAGTTATCAATTAGTGAAAGCTGATGAAGCAAACACTACCAATAGTGATTTTGAATATGCTCTTTCAAGTGCTCCTAAAGGATTACATTGGAATGATGATGATTTCATTATTGCTAACTTTTCAACTGCATATAATAACCGTGTACTTAACGGAACAAACATCGGAAACCATAGTAATAAAACAGTTTTAAGTAAGAATCCCAGTAGACGGAACAATGCTAAAATTATTCCATCTACTAATCCTAAACATCCGGATACGAGTATCATTCAAATGACCAATGCAGAACATCAAACTGGTGCCGTTTGGAGTAATATGTCAAAAGATAACTATTTTGATCTTGATCATGAACAAACAGCCTCCATGTGGATATATTTTGGAAGAACAACCAATATACCCGCAGATGGTATGGCCTTTGTTCTACAAAACGATCCCAACAGAGAAAACTCAATTGCACTTTCAGCTGACGGGGTACCTGTTAATGGGCAATCTATGGGAGTCTGGGGAGCTGATTGGGATATCAACAATGAATGTCCAAATAAATTATCACAAACTGCAATTCAAAATAGTTGGGCTTTAGAGTTTGATACCTTTGCAAACATAAGCATCGGTGATGATGATGACCATAAATTAACAGGGGAAGGTACTGCTTTTGATTATTATATTACCCATAATCACATTATGGGTAACTATCCCGCTGATTCCTCTACGTACAAACATTATACGAACAGGTCTAATAAAAATTATTTTAGATTATCACATAATCAAACTAATACTCGGTTTCCTCCAAATAACACTTCTTTTGTGGATAGTAAATGGCACCATATTACTATTAAATGGAAACCGAATAGTAATGACAATACAAAGGGAGAACTAACATATATTTACAATGACAAAAATCCCACTACTGGTAAACCTTCGAAAGGATATACTATTTCTAACTCTCAAGAAATAGATACTACCAAATTTGGATTAACTAATGGCAATAAAAAACTATACTGGGGTTTTACTGGGTCAACTGGTGACTATTCTGAAAATAATTTAATAGTTTTCGAATCTTTACCTTCATTCGTAGATGCTAAAGTTGATTCTACAATCTATGATAATTCAAAAGGAATACAAATCGATGACACTCATAATATTGTTGATTCAAATTCTGATATTACGTATTCTTTCTCCTTAAATTATAAAGGATGGGAAAAAGACTGGAATAAAATTAACGCTAGTTTAAAAATCCCAGAGCACGTTACATTTACAAGTGGTACCGTGACTTATCCAAACTCGCCAATTAATACATCAACTCGCCAAATTCCTGCTGACTATTTTAAAGATAATACAAATAGGACCTTTCAATACCACCTTCCAGAGAAACTAGATTCCAACAGTAGAGATGCTAAAATAGAGCTTCATGGTAAAGTGGATAGAATAAATTCCGGTGAAACAAACGTACCAGTTCCATCGGTTCATGCTTCTTTTGAGGGTGATAATCTTATCACCGGTACCGAAACTCCATCATTTAGTATTGAGCCATTACAATTAACATTGGACAGTTTCTCACCTAACCCGATAATACTAAAATATAATCAGGACACCACGATTGATGGACAAATAACTTGTAGAGGATTGGATGCTGACTACAACCAAATGAAAGTTCATTTAGTTTTAATAGATAGTGCTGATTTGACAAATCCAAAACGAATTATAATTGATAAACCTATACGAATCGATCCTAGTGGTAAATTCACTTTTGGTATCGACGCTTCAATATTGAAACAAATTAATAATTCAAATTTCGGAAATTTAGAATTTTATGTCACTTACGGTGATTTGACAAGCAATCATATCAATCGTCAGCTTTCCATAGGTGGATTATTAGCCTTTGGAAAAGTTCAAACTGAAGTTAATTTTCAAACGACTATTGGCTTTTTGGGGGAACAAATAGTTCCTCGATCAGGAAACTGGCAAGTTGAGGTTAATGATAGCAGAAAAAAAGGTAGTCCTTGGAAAGTAACTGCCGAATCAGAAAGCTTAACTCATAATAATCAGAAAACAATTCTTAAAGGCAACATGTTCTATCGCGATCCTAAAAAAAAGAATTCGGATAAAAATATTCAGGGTAACCCAACTATTGTTGCTAGTCATATCAAAGATGTCGACACACCAGAAAAAACGAATATTACTAATACTTGGGATTCAAACAGCGGAATCTTGCTGGCCATGCAAAGCGATAATCTCATTGGAACCTACAATGGTAAAATTTATTGGGCCCTATCAGATTCTATATAA
- a CDS encoding DUF1634 domain-containing protein, translating into MQSHEETRKVELIIGQILRIGVITSAIVILIGMGLYFMNGAGYPTVIRNGHSMVDFPQRFSSIFAGIAEGKSYAVIMLGVFLLILTPVLRVVVSIYAFYKEHDTLYVVITSIVMVILMFAMFLGYRS; encoded by the coding sequence ATGCAATCACATGAAGAAACTCGAAAAGTTGAGTTAATCATCGGTCAAATCTTACGTATCGGCGTTATAACGTCTGCTATCGTTATACTAATCGGTATGGGATTGTACTTTATGAATGGCGCTGGTTATCCAACCGTTATCAGAAATGGCCATTCAATGGTTGATTTCCCACAGCGTTTCTCGTCAATCTTTGCTGGAATAGCAGAGGGTAAGTCATACGCCGTTATAATGTTGGGCGTATTCTTATTGATATTGACACCGGTGTTACGTGTTGTTGTTTCAATCTATGCGTTTTATAAGGAGCACGATACCTTGTATGTTGTTATTACATCAATTGTTATGGTTATTCTGATGTTTGCGATGTTCTTGGGTTATCGTAGTTAA